A genomic window from Leptolyngbya sp. BL0902 includes:
- a CDS encoding beta-1,6-N-acetylglucosaminyltransferase, producing MATSLGFILVTHNQPNQLRRLVDTINIMFDYPRIVCHHNFSITPLNQESFPKNVKFVMPHVKTKWGKFSTIEAEMRALRLLYQCPDPPDWFTILSGSDYPIKPAAKIIQDLSSSPYDAFIHHEIVQYNRLESPWQRLGYQRYCTVKTWVPAIEKNGRLKKKFITLLEKPSLTKFFTPFSDSFPCFVGDHFFCGNHRVAKYLLDQHETAVSLQKYYQKHTIFPTESYYQTLLCNARGFNLCNNNMRYVDWSSENAHPKTLGMEDLPSLLSSSAHFARKFDSCKDIEILNELDKQIREY from the coding sequence ATGGCTACTAGCCTTGGCTTTATTTTAGTTACCCACAATCAACCCAATCAACTGCGACGCCTTGTGGATACAATCAACATTATGTTTGATTATCCCAGAATCGTCTGCCATCATAACTTCTCAATCACGCCTCTCAATCAGGAAAGCTTTCCTAAAAATGTGAAATTTGTCATGCCCCATGTCAAAACCAAGTGGGGAAAGTTTTCTACGATAGAAGCTGAAATGAGGGCACTGCGCCTACTGTACCAATGCCCTGATCCGCCTGATTGGTTTACCATCTTGAGCGGTTCAGATTACCCGATTAAACCTGCTGCTAAAATCATTCAAGATCTATCGTCATCGCCCTACGATGCCTTTATCCACCATGAGATAGTTCAGTACAACCGCCTAGAAAGCCCATGGCAACGACTAGGCTATCAACGTTACTGCACGGTCAAAACATGGGTGCCAGCCATTGAAAAAAATGGACGGCTAAAGAAAAAATTTATTACGCTCTTGGAAAAACCATCTTTGACAAAATTTTTTACCCCCTTTTCAGATTCTTTTCCTTGCTTTGTGGGCGATCATTTTTTCTGCGGCAATCATCGAGTCGCAAAATATTTACTTGATCAGCATGAAACTGCTGTGTCGCTACAAAAATACTATCAAAAACATACTATATTCCCTACCGAATCTTATTACCAAACTCTTCTTTGCAATGCTCGAGGCTTCAATTTATGTAACAACAACATGCGCTATGTTGACTGGAGCTCTGAAAATGCCCATCCTAAAACTCTTGGGATGGAAGATCTCCCGTCATTGCTATCGTCATCGGCACACTTCGCTAGAAAATTTGATTCATGTAAAGATATAGAAATTCTTAATGAGTTGGACAAACAAATCCGAGAATACTGA
- a CDS encoding GumC family protein: MNHAERETIDLDLSSLGSSVRESGVFAAGAFAICVAVAAFATTRITPQYTADAKLLFTKVDRTAALTGLGGGETGQLQSLLIDQTPLSTEIEVLRSRPLLQATIEALDLRDEEGDPLSADNLSQRLDISIIGGTDVLSILFTDTDPETSANVVNTLINQYREQSINTNRAETREAKEFLIAQLPQTEAVLRQAEVDLQNFLEQNQIGVLEAEARSLVTKIETISNQIATVQASMEGAATESNTLQGRLNLNPQDALIVGILSQNPGVQEAIVALQAVERDLATQQARFSNDSPVVRQLLSQQQSLQTFLQQQIQLAGGAPNAPNALIQGTPNQQNITQALIQRYLDTEIEYIGLRQQLSVLQNYQAQYQSRLISVPSLSAEQRALERQVAVAEETYSNVLSRLQELQVRENETTYNTRIVQLATPPEEPDSGMKLKLLAFGVVGGALLAIAIILVSEALKFSKSFNKRSA; encoded by the coding sequence ATGAATCATGCAGAACGAGAGACAATTGACCTAGATTTAAGTTCCTTGGGGTCTTCGGTACGAGAATCAGGAGTCTTTGCAGCAGGAGCCTTCGCCATTTGTGTGGCTGTAGCTGCCTTTGCGACCACTCGCATCACGCCTCAGTATACCGCTGACGCCAAACTACTCTTTACCAAGGTAGACCGAACCGCTGCCCTGACGGGGTTAGGGGGCGGAGAAACCGGACAGCTCCAATCGCTTTTGATCGACCAAACTCCCCTCAGCACAGAAATTGAAGTGCTGCGTTCGCGGCCTCTCCTTCAGGCCACCATTGAAGCTTTAGATCTAAGGGATGAAGAGGGTGATCCCCTCAGCGCCGATAATTTAAGTCAACGGCTAGACATCAGTATTATTGGCGGCACTGACGTACTATCCATTCTGTTTACCGATACCGATCCTGAAACTTCCGCTAACGTCGTTAATACCTTAATTAATCAGTATCGAGAACAATCTATTAATACTAATCGAGCTGAAACACGAGAAGCCAAAGAGTTTTTGATAGCGCAGCTTCCTCAAACTGAAGCTGTGTTGCGTCAAGCTGAAGTAGATCTACAAAATTTCCTAGAGCAAAATCAAATCGGTGTATTAGAAGCCGAGGCTAGATCCCTCGTCACTAAAATCGAAACGATTTCTAATCAGATCGCTACCGTTCAGGCCAGCATGGAAGGAGCTGCCACAGAATCTAATACACTGCAAGGTCGCCTCAATTTAAACCCTCAAGATGCCTTGATTGTAGGAATACTGAGTCAAAACCCTGGTGTACAAGAAGCCATTGTCGCTCTGCAAGCTGTAGAGCGAGATCTTGCTACTCAACAGGCTCGGTTTAGCAACGATAGTCCCGTTGTTCGCCAGTTGCTCTCTCAACAGCAGTCTTTGCAAACTTTCCTTCAACAACAAATTCAACTTGCTGGAGGAGCACCCAATGCACCCAATGCACTTATCCAAGGCACTCCTAACCAACAGAATATTACTCAGGCTCTCATACAACGATACCTAGATACTGAGATTGAGTATATTGGTCTGAGGCAACAACTCAGTGTCCTCCAGAATTATCAGGCTCAGTATCAATCTCGCCTCATCAGTGTTCCTTCTCTTAGTGCTGAACAGCGTGCCCTAGAACGTCAAGTGGCGGTTGCTGAAGAAACCTACAGCAACGTCCTATCTCGTCTCCAGGAGTTACAAGTGCGAGAAAATGAGACAACCTACAATACCCGCATTGTTCAGCTTGCAACACCTCCAGAGGAGCCTGATTCTGGAATGAAGCTGAAGCTTTTAGCCTTCGGTGTTGTGGGTGGGGCGTTACTAGCGATTGCAATTATTCTAGTGTCGGAAGCTTTGAAATTTAGTAAATCCTTCAATAAACGTTCAGCCTAG
- a CDS encoding glycoside hydrolase family 9 protein: protein MNHLTSKIAIKGNLKGLLRWTKWFLIALCAGLLAFTLTVSCRATSATNGIQENSIPPRYILVDQFGYRPNDRKMAVISQPCFLHTDLEEAERLTDAYSLIEISGNTEKIVYEAIPTLWNNGEIHNQSGDCAAWFDFSETQDVGRYIIQNNRTKETSWPFYIRPDIYREILVAATRMFFYQRSGFPKHAPYADPRWTDDAAFIGPRQDTEARFVEDRQNTALTRDMQGGWFDAGDTNKYVTFASTAVHQLLDAYQQNPTLWTDDFNIPESGNGIPDLLDEVRYEIEWLKRMQADDGGAFIKIGTVDFRTFERPSLDPRPRFYAPQCSSATIDIASMFSHAALVFKSVQPLSGDVEDLQNRSIKAWHWYHSHPHQTDCDTQVVKSGDADRTLEQQADSAIAAAIYLSRITSDPSYENYLTENLRHYCFYCHQTWYPYKPILGDALLYYVQQPDVSQTLKSRVIKALENLTRHSKTYGLHPEVTPYPAHMPDDQYHWGSNFVQAVYGITNFDAYRILEPSTLRSQYYDRALEAIHYFHGVNPLGLVYLSNMYAYGASHSANEMYHEWFGHGIYDNALTSESGPASGYLTGGPNKNYTGDAPINLDYPMRAYLDSNNKRHSMYIWELTEPGIYYQSAYLKLLSRFVSLAQ from the coding sequence ATGAACCATTTGACCAGCAAGATAGCAATCAAGGGCAACCTAAAGGGTCTTCTTCGCTGGACAAAGTGGTTTTTGATTGCTCTATGTGCTGGCCTTCTCGCGTTTACCCTTACCGTTAGCTGTAGGGCGACATCAGCAACTAATGGGATTCAGGAAAACTCAATTCCACCTCGATATATCCTAGTCGATCAGTTTGGTTACCGCCCCAACGACCGTAAGATGGCCGTTATTTCGCAGCCATGCTTTCTTCACACCGATCTAGAAGAGGCAGAGCGGTTAACTGATGCCTACAGCCTAATTGAGATCAGCGGGAATACAGAAAAGATAGTGTATGAAGCTATTCCAACGCTGTGGAACAATGGGGAAATTCACAACCAATCTGGTGATTGTGCTGCCTGGTTTGACTTTTCCGAAACTCAGGACGTTGGCCGCTATATCATCCAAAATAATCGCACTAAGGAAACCTCGTGGCCCTTTTACATTAGACCCGACATTTATCGAGAAATCTTAGTTGCTGCTACACGCATGTTTTTCTATCAGCGTAGCGGCTTTCCCAAACATGCACCCTATGCAGATCCTCGTTGGACAGATGATGCCGCCTTCATTGGGCCAAGGCAGGATACGGAGGCTCGCTTTGTCGAAGACCGACAGAATACTGCCCTGACTAGGGACATGCAAGGGGGATGGTTTGATGCTGGAGATACAAATAAGTATGTCACCTTTGCATCAACAGCCGTCCACCAATTACTCGATGCTTATCAACAAAATCCCACCCTATGGACTGATGATTTCAACATTCCTGAATCAGGAAATGGAATCCCTGATCTCCTGGACGAAGTCCGCTATGAGATAGAGTGGCTAAAGCGTATGCAGGCCGATGATGGCGGTGCATTTATCAAGATTGGGACAGTAGACTTTAGAACATTCGAGCGACCAAGCCTAGACCCACGACCACGCTTTTATGCTCCCCAATGTTCCTCTGCCACGATTGATATCGCCAGTATGTTTTCCCATGCAGCGCTGGTTTTTAAGTCGGTTCAACCTCTATCTGGAGATGTAGAGGATCTTCAAAATCGATCTATCAAAGCTTGGCACTGGTACCATAGTCACCCTCACCAAACGGATTGTGATACCCAAGTTGTTAAGTCAGGCGATGCCGATAGAACCCTTGAGCAGCAGGCTGACAGCGCCATTGCTGCTGCCATTTATCTATCGCGAATCACCTCTGATCCTAGCTACGAAAACTATTTAACAGAAAACCTTCGACATTATTGCTTTTACTGCCATCAAACCTGGTATCCCTACAAGCCAATTTTAGGCGATGCCCTTCTTTATTATGTGCAGCAACCTGATGTTTCTCAAACCCTGAAGTCTCGTGTGATAAAGGCTCTTGAAAATCTCACTAGACATTCCAAAACCTATGGCCTACACCCTGAAGTCACTCCTTACCCAGCTCACATGCCAGATGATCAGTATCACTGGGGCAGTAATTTTGTTCAGGCGGTCTATGGGATTACTAATTTCGATGCCTATCGCATTCTAGAGCCTTCTACACTGCGTTCACAATATTATGATAGGGCTCTGGAGGCTATCCACTATTTCCATGGAGTTAACCCATTGGGCCTTGTTTACCTATCTAATATGTATGCTTACGGCGCTAGTCACTCTGCCAATGAAATGTATCATGAGTGGTTTGGTCACGGTATTTACGATAATGCCCTTACTTCCGAAAGTGGCCCTGCCTCTGGCTATTTGACAGGCGGCCCTAACAAAAACTACACTGGCGATGCTCCTATCAACTTAGACTATCCCATGAGAGCCTATCTAGACAGCAATAACAAACGCCATTCAATGTATATATGGGAACTGACTGAACCTGGAATCTACTATCAAAGCGCTTATCTAAAGCTCCTGTCTCGTTTTGTAAGTCTTGCCCAATAA
- a CDS encoding oligosaccharide flippase family protein, with the protein MKQVISKVRSKIRDLTQTAFFKDSFWMLITRALSMVIQVAYFIILARYLGSEYYGIFEGSKAIWAIIFPFVGMGASDLLVQDVSRENRVFSQRWGDALSLVLLSAGVVALAIFPVVAFFFSSVPPLFIFLTLVADLVGLKLCGFSERAFIASHRIKEAAQYGMIYTVSKLVGVMFLPIIPGDDRLMIWGFVYCLSSLVPAFILLYLVHRKVGKPIFRFNFLDLNKLSQGFFFSLSESASSVNAQMDRAMLVGLSSPVAAGIYSAGYRFIDMGYLPIIAVQGASYPRFFKAGEGGLRGTLTLAKKLLLPGILYGLATIIILVLFSPFVSQILGPEFEQSSLVLVWLAPVHLLFILQFLAADSLTGAGYQRARSFIQVSAAVINISLNFYLIPIYSWQGAIWATLFSEVFKSVLLWMIVWFSYQKERQAQT; encoded by the coding sequence ATGAAGCAAGTGATTTCTAAAGTAAGATCAAAGATTAGAGATCTCACCCAAACTGCCTTCTTTAAGGACAGCTTTTGGATGTTGATCACTCGCGCTTTAAGCATGGTGATTCAAGTAGCCTACTTCATCATCCTGGCTCGATACCTTGGCTCTGAATACTACGGCATTTTTGAGGGAAGTAAAGCTATTTGGGCCATTATATTTCCCTTTGTTGGCATGGGTGCTAGTGATCTTTTAGTTCAAGATGTCTCTAGAGAAAATCGAGTTTTTTCCCAACGGTGGGGAGATGCGTTGTCCTTAGTTTTATTGTCTGCTGGAGTGGTTGCACTAGCTATCTTCCCAGTAGTAGCCTTCTTTTTCTCATCTGTGCCACCTTTATTTATATTTTTGACTCTAGTTGCAGATCTGGTTGGCTTAAAGCTATGTGGTTTTTCTGAAAGAGCTTTTATCGCAAGTCATCGCATAAAGGAGGCTGCCCAGTACGGCATGATATATACGGTCTCAAAGTTGGTCGGGGTGATGTTTCTGCCGATCATACCAGGAGATGATCGGCTGATGATCTGGGGATTTGTCTATTGTTTAAGTTCTTTAGTGCCTGCCTTTATTCTTTTATACTTAGTGCATAGAAAAGTTGGAAAGCCTATTTTTCGATTTAATTTCTTAGACCTAAATAAATTAAGTCAAGGTTTTTTCTTCTCCCTTTCGGAGTCAGCATCAAGCGTCAATGCCCAAATGGATAGGGCGATGCTGGTAGGGCTTTCCAGTCCGGTAGCGGCTGGTATCTACAGTGCTGGATATCGGTTCATTGATATGGGATACCTGCCCATTATTGCTGTGCAAGGTGCGAGTTATCCGCGCTTCTTCAAGGCGGGGGAAGGTGGTCTTCGCGGAACATTGACGCTGGCAAAGAAGCTTCTCTTGCCTGGAATCCTGTACGGATTAGCAACGATTATTATCTTAGTTCTGTTTTCTCCGTTCGTTTCTCAAATCTTGGGGCCTGAATTTGAACAATCCTCGCTAGTCTTGGTTTGGCTAGCACCTGTTCACCTGCTCTTTATCCTACAGTTTCTAGCGGCTGACTCTTTGACTGGGGCTGGATATCAAAGAGCCAGAAGCTTTATTCAAGTTAGCGCAGCTGTAATTAATATTTCCCTTAATTTCTATCTCATTCCAATCTATTCCTGGCAAGGGGCTATTTGGGCAACGTTATTCTCTGAGGTATTCAAGTCAGTTCTACTTTGGATGATCGTGTGGTTCTCCTATCAAAAGGAACGGCAAGCTCAGACCTAG
- a CDS encoding O-antigen ligase family protein translates to MAKIKINVMNTLDKFERVFSVISLILYMNAVVPLFIIQGASEGDGVDLFAFNYTPLNLLFITNYLITLTLLILRWNKTLVFAINNVLFITLILMAPLSYVWSALPDRTMSASIGIMGSTMFGFYVATRFSFREQVRLLAWAFGVTIALSFVFIVALPKYGIMAAVHAGSLRGVWTHKNGMGKFMVLSNAVFLMLLQSNAKPKWYLWIGLLSSLMLTVGSNSTNALVNSILAITIILFLNQVFKLENDKFSIVAVLLVMFLSGLVITFNDIAGALLGLVGKDPTLTGRTDIWALVIEKIQQRPILGYGFAGFWQGLRGESASIIRALRWPVPNSHNGYLDFILQLGLAGFSLFLVIYWSTLVRVYLLLRQCFCLDYLWPLIVLIYLIQINIAEPSLLAQNDFFWILFTTIVVSASAEFKSVFQRRSITQVYQSKDISKKAATISS, encoded by the coding sequence ATGGCAAAAATTAAAATTAACGTAATGAATACGCTTGACAAGTTCGAGCGAGTATTTAGCGTTATTTCCCTCATCCTCTACATGAATGCGGTTGTTCCTTTATTTATTATTCAAGGAGCCAGCGAAGGGGATGGGGTTGATCTTTTTGCCTTCAATTACACTCCATTAAACTTGCTTTTTATCACTAACTACCTAATAACGCTGACTTTGCTTATTTTGCGGTGGAACAAAACGCTAGTCTTTGCTATTAATAACGTTTTGTTCATCACCTTAATCTTAATGGCACCCCTGTCCTATGTCTGGTCAGCCCTGCCTGATCGAACTATGTCCGCTTCTATCGGCATCATGGGCAGCACCATGTTTGGATTCTATGTCGCAACCAGATTTAGTTTCCGCGAACAAGTTCGGCTTCTGGCCTGGGCTTTTGGCGTAACTATTGCCCTTAGCTTTGTTTTTATTGTCGCACTGCCCAAATATGGAATTATGGCTGCCGTACACGCCGGATCGCTGAGGGGAGTATGGACGCACAAAAACGGCATGGGAAAATTTATGGTGTTAAGCAATGCCGTATTCCTCATGCTCCTACAATCCAATGCTAAGCCTAAGTGGTATCTGTGGATAGGTTTATTGTCGAGTCTCATGTTAACTGTGGGATCTAACTCTACTAATGCTCTGGTTAATTCGATCTTGGCTATCACCATCATTCTTTTTCTCAATCAGGTATTTAAACTAGAGAATGATAAATTTTCAATCGTAGCTGTTCTTCTCGTTATGTTTCTTTCTGGCCTAGTCATTACCTTCAATGATATCGCTGGAGCATTACTAGGCTTAGTAGGAAAAGATCCCACCTTAACTGGACGTACAGACATTTGGGCTTTGGTCATAGAAAAGATCCAGCAGCGGCCCATTCTGGGTTATGGATTTGCTGGATTTTGGCAAGGTCTTCGTGGCGAGTCTGCCTCTATTATCAGGGCATTAAGATGGCCCGTTCCTAACTCTCACAACGGCTATCTAGACTTTATCCTTCAGCTTGGGTTAGCTGGCTTTTCACTGTTCTTAGTCATCTACTGGTCTACCTTAGTCAGAGTTTATCTCCTGCTGCGCCAATGCTTCTGTCTAGACTATCTCTGGCCGCTCATTGTTCTGATATATCTCATCCAGATCAATATTGCTGAGCCATCTCTTCTCGCGCAGAACGACTTTTTCTGGATTCTTTTTACAACTATTGTTGTTTCTGCATCTGCAGAGTTCAAGAGTGTTTTTCAGCGAAGAAGTATTACTCAGGTATATCAGAGCAAAGATATTTCCAAAAAAGCAGCTACCATTTCCTCTTGA